In one window of Toxotes jaculatrix isolate fToxJac2 chromosome 10, fToxJac2.pri, whole genome shotgun sequence DNA:
- the LOC121188032 gene encoding uncharacterized protein LOC121188032 isoform X3 yields MMRVLLLCACVCMGFSYNRHYEREYGNSHNILMLSTAHSIKFIPQHSSNGMILWSLDNPSVSDDGRRKVKGIYYVINSLTQRDSGRYIVSDKNQRVLSTQTIEVIAKSQHFAKRAGGQLMFTFNLEPNSCNIYFLPENDRTYTKSKTQIVRKGRLQHNFDEFECGEFDLLMPCGIVNQNLRASCSGRFEVRDRNDDMALEVLLEVEPQEDSSLYAIGFGAFLAVTFCCTCVRLCCCGKSSSGKDSSETSAAEEPAVPCPKYDHEPVPVAPRLEQPSEPSWTHPPAQPSYSPTAPLQIHNPPTVNVPCTYPEVSDAAEQADAPTVPLCSDPEPRFEVKGMTFPPTFPLSSDSTSCDVYTSDKLTSF; encoded by the exons ATGATGAGGGTGTTGTTgctttgtgcctgtgtttgcaTGG GCTTCTCATATAACAGACACTATGAAAGGGAATATGGGAACTCACACAACATATTGATGCTTAGCACGGCTCACTCCATCAAGTTCATCCCTCAGCACAGCTCAAATGGGATGATCTTGTGGAGCCTTGACAACCCTTCAGTCAGTGACGACGGTAGGCGGAAGGTGAAGGGTATCTACTATGTGATAAACAGTTTAACCCAGAGAGACAGCGGCCGCTACATAGTGAGTGACAAAAATCAGAGAGTGCTGTCAACACAGACCATCGAGGTCATAG CAAAATCACAGCACTTTGCAAAGAGAGCTGGGGGACAACTCATGTTCACTTTTAATCTGGAACCAAACTCCTGCAACATTTACTTCTTACCAGAGAATGACCGTACCTATACAAAGTCTAAGACTCAGATAGTTCGCAAAGGCAGGCTGCAGCATAATTTCGACGAATTTGAATGTGGAGAGTTTGATCTGTTGATGCCATGTGGGATCGTAAATCAAAACCTCCGAGCGTCATGCAGCGGACGCTTTGAGGTCAGAGACCGGAATGATGACATGGCCTTGGAGGTGCTACTGGAGGTGGAGC CTCAGGAAGATTCATCTCTTTATGCTATTGGCTTTGGTGCTTTCCTCGCTGTAACTTTCTGCTGTACTTGTGTGAGGCTCTGCTGCTGCGGGAAGAGCTCCTCTGGAAAGGACAGCTCTGAGACTTCTGCTGCTGAAGAACCTGCTGTGCCTTGCCCCAAG TATGACCATGAGCCTGTGCCTGTTGCGCCGAGGCTAGAACAACCCAGTGAGCCCTCTTGGACACACCCCCCTGCTCAGCCTTCTTACTCTCCAACTGCCCCACTG CAGATACACAATCCGCCTACTGTGAATGTGCCATGTACTTATCCTGAG GTTTCAGATGCAGCGGAGCAGGCAGACGCTCCAActgttcctctctgctctgaccCTGAGCCGCGGTTTGAAGTGAAGGGGATGACCTTTCCCCCTACCTTCCCTCTCAGTTCAGACTCAACTTCCTGTGATGTTTATACCTCAGACAAACTTACCTCCTTCTGa
- the LOC121188032 gene encoding uncharacterized protein LOC121188032 isoform X1 — protein MMRVLLLCACVCMGFSYNRHYEREYGNSHNILMLSTAHSIKFIPQHSSNGMILWSLDNPSVSDDGRRKVKGIYYVINSLTQRDSGRYIVSDKNQRVLSTQTIEVIAKSQHFAKRAGGQLMFTFNLEPNSCNIYFLPENDRTYTKSKTQIVRKGRLQHNFDEFECGEFDLLMPCGIVNQNLRASCSGRFEVRDRNDDMALEVLLEVEPQEDSSLYAIGFGAFLAVTFCCTCVRLCCCGKSSSGKDSSETSAAEEPAVPCPKYSHRVSVSSKLQYDHEPVPVAPRLEQPSEPSWTHPPAQPSYSPTAPLQIHNPPTVNVPCTYPEVSDAAEQADAPTVPLCSDPEPRFEVKGMTFPPTFPLSSDSTSCDVYTSDKLTSF, from the exons ATGATGAGGGTGTTGTTgctttgtgcctgtgtttgcaTGG GCTTCTCATATAACAGACACTATGAAAGGGAATATGGGAACTCACACAACATATTGATGCTTAGCACGGCTCACTCCATCAAGTTCATCCCTCAGCACAGCTCAAATGGGATGATCTTGTGGAGCCTTGACAACCCTTCAGTCAGTGACGACGGTAGGCGGAAGGTGAAGGGTATCTACTATGTGATAAACAGTTTAACCCAGAGAGACAGCGGCCGCTACATAGTGAGTGACAAAAATCAGAGAGTGCTGTCAACACAGACCATCGAGGTCATAG CAAAATCACAGCACTTTGCAAAGAGAGCTGGGGGACAACTCATGTTCACTTTTAATCTGGAACCAAACTCCTGCAACATTTACTTCTTACCAGAGAATGACCGTACCTATACAAAGTCTAAGACTCAGATAGTTCGCAAAGGCAGGCTGCAGCATAATTTCGACGAATTTGAATGTGGAGAGTTTGATCTGTTGATGCCATGTGGGATCGTAAATCAAAACCTCCGAGCGTCATGCAGCGGACGCTTTGAGGTCAGAGACCGGAATGATGACATGGCCTTGGAGGTGCTACTGGAGGTGGAGC CTCAGGAAGATTCATCTCTTTATGCTATTGGCTTTGGTGCTTTCCTCGCTGTAACTTTCTGCTGTACTTGTGTGAGGCTCTGCTGCTGCGGGAAGAGCTCCTCTGGAAAGGACAGCTCTGAGACTTCTGCTGCTGAAGAACCTGCTGTGCCTTGCCCCAAG TATTCCCACCGTGTTTCTGTTTCATCCAAATTGCAGTATGACCATGAGCCTGTGCCTGTTGCGCCGAGGCTAGAACAACCCAGTGAGCCCTCTTGGACACACCCCCCTGCTCAGCCTTCTTACTCTCCAACTGCCCCACTG CAGATACACAATCCGCCTACTGTGAATGTGCCATGTACTTATCCTGAG GTTTCAGATGCAGCGGAGCAGGCAGACGCTCCAActgttcctctctgctctgaccCTGAGCCGCGGTTTGAAGTGAAGGGGATGACCTTTCCCCCTACCTTCCCTCTCAGTTCAGACTCAACTTCCTGTGATGTTTATACCTCAGACAAACTTACCTCCTTCTGa
- the LOC121188032 gene encoding uncharacterized protein LOC121188032 isoform X5: MMRVLLLCACVCMGFSYNRHYEREYGNSHNILMLSTAHSIKFIPQHSSNGMILWSLDNPSVSDDGRRKVKGIYYVINSLTQRDSGRYIVSDKNQRVLSTQTIEVIAKSQHFAKRAGGQLMFTFNLEPNSCNIYFLPENDRTYTKSKTQIVRKGRLQHNFDEFECGEFDLLMPCGIVNQNLRASCSGRFEVRDRNDDMALEVLLEVEPQEDSSLYAIGFGAFLAVTFCCTCVRLCCCGKSSSGKDSSETSAAEEPAVPCPKYSHRVSVSSKLQYDHEPVPVAPRLEQPSEPSWTHPPAQPSYSPTAPLVSDAAEQADAPTVPLCSDPEPRFEVKGMTFPPTFPLSSDSTSCDVYTSDKLTSF; this comes from the exons ATGATGAGGGTGTTGTTgctttgtgcctgtgtttgcaTGG GCTTCTCATATAACAGACACTATGAAAGGGAATATGGGAACTCACACAACATATTGATGCTTAGCACGGCTCACTCCATCAAGTTCATCCCTCAGCACAGCTCAAATGGGATGATCTTGTGGAGCCTTGACAACCCTTCAGTCAGTGACGACGGTAGGCGGAAGGTGAAGGGTATCTACTATGTGATAAACAGTTTAACCCAGAGAGACAGCGGCCGCTACATAGTGAGTGACAAAAATCAGAGAGTGCTGTCAACACAGACCATCGAGGTCATAG CAAAATCACAGCACTTTGCAAAGAGAGCTGGGGGACAACTCATGTTCACTTTTAATCTGGAACCAAACTCCTGCAACATTTACTTCTTACCAGAGAATGACCGTACCTATACAAAGTCTAAGACTCAGATAGTTCGCAAAGGCAGGCTGCAGCATAATTTCGACGAATTTGAATGTGGAGAGTTTGATCTGTTGATGCCATGTGGGATCGTAAATCAAAACCTCCGAGCGTCATGCAGCGGACGCTTTGAGGTCAGAGACCGGAATGATGACATGGCCTTGGAGGTGCTACTGGAGGTGGAGC CTCAGGAAGATTCATCTCTTTATGCTATTGGCTTTGGTGCTTTCCTCGCTGTAACTTTCTGCTGTACTTGTGTGAGGCTCTGCTGCTGCGGGAAGAGCTCCTCTGGAAAGGACAGCTCTGAGACTTCTGCTGCTGAAGAACCTGCTGTGCCTTGCCCCAAG TATTCCCACCGTGTTTCTGTTTCATCCAAATTGCAGTATGACCATGAGCCTGTGCCTGTTGCGCCGAGGCTAGAACAACCCAGTGAGCCCTCTTGGACACACCCCCCTGCTCAGCCTTCTTACTCTCCAACTGCCCCACTG GTTTCAGATGCAGCGGAGCAGGCAGACGCTCCAActgttcctctctgctctgaccCTGAGCCGCGGTTTGAAGTGAAGGGGATGACCTTTCCCCCTACCTTCCCTCTCAGTTCAGACTCAACTTCCTGTGATGTTTATACCTCAGACAAACTTACCTCCTTCTGa
- the LOC121188032 gene encoding uncharacterized protein LOC121188032 isoform X2 — translation MMRVLLLCACVCMGFSYNRHYEREYGNSHNILMLSTAHSIKFIPQHSSNGMILWSLDNPSVSDDGRRKVKGIYYVINSLTQRDSGRYIVSDKNQRVLSTQTIEVIAKSQHFAKRAGGQLMFTFNLEPNSCNIYFLPENDRTYTKSKTQIVRKGRLQHNFDEFECGEFDLLMPCGIVNQNLRASCSGRFEVRDRNDDMALEVLLEVEPQEDSSLYAIGFGAFLAVTFCCTCVRLCCCGKSSSGKDSSETSAAEEPAVPCPKYSHRVSVSSKLQYDHEPVPVAPRLEQPSEPSWTHPPAQPSYSPTAPLIHNPPTVNVPCTYPEVSDAAEQADAPTVPLCSDPEPRFEVKGMTFPPTFPLSSDSTSCDVYTSDKLTSF, via the exons ATGATGAGGGTGTTGTTgctttgtgcctgtgtttgcaTGG GCTTCTCATATAACAGACACTATGAAAGGGAATATGGGAACTCACACAACATATTGATGCTTAGCACGGCTCACTCCATCAAGTTCATCCCTCAGCACAGCTCAAATGGGATGATCTTGTGGAGCCTTGACAACCCTTCAGTCAGTGACGACGGTAGGCGGAAGGTGAAGGGTATCTACTATGTGATAAACAGTTTAACCCAGAGAGACAGCGGCCGCTACATAGTGAGTGACAAAAATCAGAGAGTGCTGTCAACACAGACCATCGAGGTCATAG CAAAATCACAGCACTTTGCAAAGAGAGCTGGGGGACAACTCATGTTCACTTTTAATCTGGAACCAAACTCCTGCAACATTTACTTCTTACCAGAGAATGACCGTACCTATACAAAGTCTAAGACTCAGATAGTTCGCAAAGGCAGGCTGCAGCATAATTTCGACGAATTTGAATGTGGAGAGTTTGATCTGTTGATGCCATGTGGGATCGTAAATCAAAACCTCCGAGCGTCATGCAGCGGACGCTTTGAGGTCAGAGACCGGAATGATGACATGGCCTTGGAGGTGCTACTGGAGGTGGAGC CTCAGGAAGATTCATCTCTTTATGCTATTGGCTTTGGTGCTTTCCTCGCTGTAACTTTCTGCTGTACTTGTGTGAGGCTCTGCTGCTGCGGGAAGAGCTCCTCTGGAAAGGACAGCTCTGAGACTTCTGCTGCTGAAGAACCTGCTGTGCCTTGCCCCAAG TATTCCCACCGTGTTTCTGTTTCATCCAAATTGCAGTATGACCATGAGCCTGTGCCTGTTGCGCCGAGGCTAGAACAACCCAGTGAGCCCTCTTGGACACACCCCCCTGCTCAGCCTTCTTACTCTCCAACTGCCCCACTG ATACACAATCCGCCTACTGTGAATGTGCCATGTACTTATCCTGAG GTTTCAGATGCAGCGGAGCAGGCAGACGCTCCAActgttcctctctgctctgaccCTGAGCCGCGGTTTGAAGTGAAGGGGATGACCTTTCCCCCTACCTTCCCTCTCAGTTCAGACTCAACTTCCTGTGATGTTTATACCTCAGACAAACTTACCTCCTTCTGa
- the LOC121188032 gene encoding uncharacterized protein LOC121188032 isoform X4 encodes MMRVLLLCACVCMGFSYNRHYEREYGNSHNILMLSTAHSIKFIPQHSSNGMILWSLDNPSVSDDGRRKVKGIYYVINSLTQRDSGRYIVSDKNQRVLSTQTIEVIAKSQHFAKRAGGQLMFTFNLEPNSCNIYFLPENDRTYTKSKTQIVRKGRLQHNFDEFECGEFDLLMPCGIVNQNLRASCSGRFEVRDRNDDMALEVLLEVEPQEDSSLYAIGFGAFLAVTFCCTCVRLCCCGKSSSGKDSSETSAAEEPAVPCPKYDHEPVPVAPRLEQPSEPSWTHPPAQPSYSPTAPLIHNPPTVNVPCTYPEVSDAAEQADAPTVPLCSDPEPRFEVKGMTFPPTFPLSSDSTSCDVYTSDKLTSF; translated from the exons ATGATGAGGGTGTTGTTgctttgtgcctgtgtttgcaTGG GCTTCTCATATAACAGACACTATGAAAGGGAATATGGGAACTCACACAACATATTGATGCTTAGCACGGCTCACTCCATCAAGTTCATCCCTCAGCACAGCTCAAATGGGATGATCTTGTGGAGCCTTGACAACCCTTCAGTCAGTGACGACGGTAGGCGGAAGGTGAAGGGTATCTACTATGTGATAAACAGTTTAACCCAGAGAGACAGCGGCCGCTACATAGTGAGTGACAAAAATCAGAGAGTGCTGTCAACACAGACCATCGAGGTCATAG CAAAATCACAGCACTTTGCAAAGAGAGCTGGGGGACAACTCATGTTCACTTTTAATCTGGAACCAAACTCCTGCAACATTTACTTCTTACCAGAGAATGACCGTACCTATACAAAGTCTAAGACTCAGATAGTTCGCAAAGGCAGGCTGCAGCATAATTTCGACGAATTTGAATGTGGAGAGTTTGATCTGTTGATGCCATGTGGGATCGTAAATCAAAACCTCCGAGCGTCATGCAGCGGACGCTTTGAGGTCAGAGACCGGAATGATGACATGGCCTTGGAGGTGCTACTGGAGGTGGAGC CTCAGGAAGATTCATCTCTTTATGCTATTGGCTTTGGTGCTTTCCTCGCTGTAACTTTCTGCTGTACTTGTGTGAGGCTCTGCTGCTGCGGGAAGAGCTCCTCTGGAAAGGACAGCTCTGAGACTTCTGCTGCTGAAGAACCTGCTGTGCCTTGCCCCAAG TATGACCATGAGCCTGTGCCTGTTGCGCCGAGGCTAGAACAACCCAGTGAGCCCTCTTGGACACACCCCCCTGCTCAGCCTTCTTACTCTCCAACTGCCCCACTG ATACACAATCCGCCTACTGTGAATGTGCCATGTACTTATCCTGAG GTTTCAGATGCAGCGGAGCAGGCAGACGCTCCAActgttcctctctgctctgaccCTGAGCCGCGGTTTGAAGTGAAGGGGATGACCTTTCCCCCTACCTTCCCTCTCAGTTCAGACTCAACTTCCTGTGATGTTTATACCTCAGACAAACTTACCTCCTTCTGa
- the LOC121188032 gene encoding uncharacterized protein LOC121188032 isoform X6 — protein MMRVLLLCACVCMGFSYNRHYEREYGNSHNILMLSTAHSIKFIPQHSSNGMILWSLDNPSVSDDGRRKVKGIYYVINSLTQRDSGRYIVSDKNQRVLSTQTIEVIAKSQHFAKRAGGQLMFTFNLEPNSCNIYFLPENDRTYTKSKTQIVRKGRLQHNFDEFECGEFDLLMPCGIVNQNLRASCSGRFEVRDRNDDMALEVLLEVEPQEDSSLYAIGFGAFLAVTFCCTCVRLCCCGKSSSGKDSSETSAAEEPAVPCPKYDHEPVPVAPRLEQPSEPSWTHPPAQPSYSPTAPLVSDAAEQADAPTVPLCSDPEPRFEVKGMTFPPTFPLSSDSTSCDVYTSDKLTSF, from the exons ATGATGAGGGTGTTGTTgctttgtgcctgtgtttgcaTGG GCTTCTCATATAACAGACACTATGAAAGGGAATATGGGAACTCACACAACATATTGATGCTTAGCACGGCTCACTCCATCAAGTTCATCCCTCAGCACAGCTCAAATGGGATGATCTTGTGGAGCCTTGACAACCCTTCAGTCAGTGACGACGGTAGGCGGAAGGTGAAGGGTATCTACTATGTGATAAACAGTTTAACCCAGAGAGACAGCGGCCGCTACATAGTGAGTGACAAAAATCAGAGAGTGCTGTCAACACAGACCATCGAGGTCATAG CAAAATCACAGCACTTTGCAAAGAGAGCTGGGGGACAACTCATGTTCACTTTTAATCTGGAACCAAACTCCTGCAACATTTACTTCTTACCAGAGAATGACCGTACCTATACAAAGTCTAAGACTCAGATAGTTCGCAAAGGCAGGCTGCAGCATAATTTCGACGAATTTGAATGTGGAGAGTTTGATCTGTTGATGCCATGTGGGATCGTAAATCAAAACCTCCGAGCGTCATGCAGCGGACGCTTTGAGGTCAGAGACCGGAATGATGACATGGCCTTGGAGGTGCTACTGGAGGTGGAGC CTCAGGAAGATTCATCTCTTTATGCTATTGGCTTTGGTGCTTTCCTCGCTGTAACTTTCTGCTGTACTTGTGTGAGGCTCTGCTGCTGCGGGAAGAGCTCCTCTGGAAAGGACAGCTCTGAGACTTCTGCTGCTGAAGAACCTGCTGTGCCTTGCCCCAAG TATGACCATGAGCCTGTGCCTGTTGCGCCGAGGCTAGAACAACCCAGTGAGCCCTCTTGGACACACCCCCCTGCTCAGCCTTCTTACTCTCCAACTGCCCCACTG GTTTCAGATGCAGCGGAGCAGGCAGACGCTCCAActgttcctctctgctctgaccCTGAGCCGCGGTTTGAAGTGAAGGGGATGACCTTTCCCCCTACCTTCCCTCTCAGTTCAGACTCAACTTCCTGTGATGTTTATACCTCAGACAAACTTACCTCCTTCTGa
- the LOC121188011 gene encoding uncharacterized protein LOC121188011: MLLLLVSVSSVFVGSSADVSYENLCYGRSLNFPFDYAPPVFHGMLFFTPSNGGPRKLMMNNAEAKDPRLKVNYGSVRLTDLTERDEGTFSISLDGDRLYSIVKLTIADCATQINRHYGDMYESNIPRKAQFLEFTPLGNLDTSEVLWNRSYPQTNKGGRVQVKRNMWEIYNLNQADNGYYNFRGSDNTLLSRIQLLIQEHYRHFDAKVKKLLYIKYPVDYAWTWLAFTPEGKTVNEILMDGQDVESGRLLRPGRFNGRIELLQNGLEINPVESTDSGTFSFRDQHGNLVFTVKVEVMSEFIPASVYVPIIAVIIIVVIVCCCYVRYRLRDTNPSASYSAAPPTSAFSNQSTEPTATSLGPTVYSPVNIHMSSPKPEAAVQGDQGEPSAPSVGSDWLSSGPEPKFDVKGLTFPSAGPLSSESTFSDVYTSDKLNFL, from the exons ATGTTACTGTTGTTAGTGTCGGTTTCCAGTGTCTTCGTTG GTTCATCCGCTGATGTTAGTTATGAAAACCTGTGCTATGGCAGAAGTTTGAACTTTCCTTTCGATTATGCACCCCCTGTTTTCCATGGAATGCTGTTCTTCACTCCGAGTAACGGGGGACCCAGGAAGCTAATGATGAATAACGCGGAG GCAAAAGACCCACGCCTAAAAGTTAACTATGGCTCAGTTCGATTGACAGATTTGACAGAAAGAGATGAGGGAACTTTTTCCATCTCACTTGATGGTGATAGACTATACAGTATCGTCAAACTGACTATTGCTG ATTGTGCTACGCAGATCAATAGGCATTACGGGGATATGTATGAATCTAATATTCCTAGAAAGGCTCAATTCCTGGAGTTCACTCCCCTTGGCAATCTGGACACATCAGAGGTCCTGTGGAATCGCTCCTACCCTCAGACCAATAAGGGAGGCAGAGTGCAGGTGAAGCGTAATATGTGGGAGATATATAACCTCAATCAAGCAGACAACGGCTACTACAACTTCAGGGGAAGTGACAACACTTTGCTGTCTAGGATACAGCTCTTAATACAAG AACACTACAGACACTTTGATGCAAAGGTGAAAAAGCTGCTCTACATCAAGTATCCTGTGGACTATGCCTGGACGTGGTTGGCTTTTACTCCGGAGGGGAAAACGGTAAACGAAATACTGATGGACGGTCAGGACGTAGAGAGTGGCAGGCTCTTAAGGCCTGGGCGTTTTAATGGGAGGATTGAGCTCCTGCAAAATGGCTTAGAAATCAATCCTGTGGAAAGCACAGACTCTGGCACCTTCAGCTTCAGAGACCAGCACGGAAATCTGGTCTTCACTGTGAAGGTGGAGGTAATGTCAG AATTCATTCCTGCATCTGTGTATGTTCCTATCATTGCCGTGATTATTATTGTGGTGATTGTTTGCTGTTGCTATGTGAGATACCGT CTGCGAGATACGAATCCATCTGCAAGTTATTCTGCTGCACCACCTACGTCTGCTTTCTCCAATCAGTCTACAGAACCTACAGCTACCTCCCTTGGTCCAACA GTGTACAGCCCAGTGAATATCCATATGAGCTCTCCTAAGCCTGAg GCTGCTGTCCAAGGAGATCAGGGAGAACCTTCAGCTCCCTCGGTaggctctgattggctctcCTCGGGCCCCGAGCCGAAGTTTGACGTGAAAGGACTGACGTTTCCCTCTGCCGGCCCTCTCAGCTCGGAGTCAACGTTCAGTGATGTTTACACCTCAGATAAACTTAACTTTCTGTGA